AAATGATCCAATTACGACAAATGATGTAAATGTATCGGGTTTTTTGAATATGTTGGTTGCTTCTCGTGATGCTAAAGTAAAGCGTTTTGTATATGCAGCAAGTTCTTCAACTTATGGAGATTCTGAAGGATTGCCAAAAGTAGAAGATGTTATTGGAAAACCATTGTCACCATATGCGATTACAAAATATGTAAACGAATTATATGCTGAAATTTTTAGCAGAGCTTACGGGTTAGAAACAATAGGATTGAGATATTTTAACGTTTTTGGACGTAAACAAGATCCTAATGGAGCCTATGCTGCAGTGATTCCTAAATTTGTCATGCAATTGATAAAACATGAAAGTCCTGTGATTAATGGAGATGGGAATTATTCTCGTGATTTTACCTATATAGATAATGTAATTCAGATGAACGAATTGGCTATATCAAGTCAGAATCCTGATGCAATTAATACAGTTTACAACACAGCATTTGGTGATCGAAACACATTAAATGATTTGATTGGATATTTGAAAAAATATTTATCTGAATTTGATTCTAAAATTGCAGATGTTGAAGTTGTTTATGGAGTGAATAGAGCGGGAGATATTCCGCACTCACTGGCAAGTATTGATAAAGCAAAAACAGTATTAGGGTATAATCCAGAATATTCTTTGCAAGATGGGTTGAAAGAAGCAGTGAGTTGGTATTGGAATAATTTGAAATAAAAAAGAGATTAAGATAATAGTATATTAAATGAAAATCATAAAAATTTGTTGCATTGGAGCAGGTTATGTTGGTGGGCCAACAATGGCAGTAATTGCTCAAAAATGTCCAAATATTCAAGTCACTGTTGTCGATTTGAACGAACAAAGAATTAAAGATTGGAATGATCCAAATACAGATAATATCCCAATATATGAACCGGGACTTTCAGAAATAGTAGCTGAGGCTAGGGGACGAAATCTTTTCTTTTCGACAGAAGTAGAAAAAGCAATTGATGAAGCCCAGGTAATTTTTATTTCAGTTAATACTCCAACCAAAACTTACGGTAAAGGAAAAGGTATGGCTGCAGATTTAAAGTATATAGAACTTTGTGCCAGACAAATTGCAAAAGTAGCCAAGGAAAATAAAATCGTTGTTGAGAAATCAACACTTCCCGTGAGAACTGCTGAGGCAATAAAAAGTATTTTAGATAATACCGGAAATGGAGTTCAGTTCCAGATTTTGTCAAATCCTGAATTTTTGGCTGAAGGAACTGCTGTTACAGATTTATTAAATCCAGATAGAATTTTAATTGGTGGAGATTCAACACCAGAAGGCGAAGAAGCAATTAATGCTTTAGTTGATGTTTATGCAAATTGGGTAAGTAAAGATAAAATCCTGACGACAAATGTTTGGTCTTCAGAATTGTCTAAGCTAACTGCAAATGCATTTTTAGCGCAACGCATTTCGTCTATAAATGCAATGTCTGAATTATGTGAAAAAACTGGTGCCGATGTAAATGAGGTTGCTAAAGCAATAGGTATGGATAGCCGAATTGGATCTAAATTTCTAAAAGCTTCAGTTGGGTTTGGTGGTTCGTGTTTCCAAAAAGATATCTTGAATTTAGTTTATATTGCAAAATCATATGGATTAAGAGAAGTTGCTGATTATTGGGAGCAGGTTATTATTATGAATGATTATCAGAAAAGAAGGTTTTCAAATAAAATAGTTCAGACACTTTACAATACTGTTGCCGATAAGAAAATAACGTTTTTAGGATGGGCTTTCAAAAAAGACACAAATGATACTCGAGAATCTGCTGCAATATACATTGCTGATGATTTGATTAATGAACAGGCACAAATTTCTGTTTACGATCCGAAAGTTTCAAGAAATAAAATGTTGAATGATCTGAATTATTTAGAAACAAGAATAGTTGATGAAAATAGTAATGCACTATCAACATTTGATAATGCTTATGAAGCTTGTAAAGGTGCTCATGCTATTGCAGTTTTAACTGAATGGGATGAATTTACAACTTATGATTGGCGAAAAATTTATGATTCGATGCATAAGCCAGCATTCCTTTTTGATGGTAGGAATATATTGAACTCAAAAGAAATGGAATCAATAGGATTTGTCTACAAAGGAATTGGTTCGTAGTTGAAAATTTATTGAAGTAGAGTTTAATATGAAGGAGAGATGGGTTTAAAAGTTTTATTTCAATAAAAAGAGAAAAGATGAATTGGTATGTAGTGTATACGAAACCTAAATGGGAGAAAAAAGTTGCAGAAAAGCTTAATCAGATTGGGATAGAATGTTATTGTCCATTAATTACCCAAATAAAAGAGTGGTCTGATAGAAAAAAGAAGGTTGAAGTGCCGCTTTTTAACTCATATGTGTTTGTGCAATTAGAGAATGTTGATCGAAATTCTGTTTTTCAGATAGCGGGTGTAGTACGATATTTGTTTTGGCTCGGAAAGCCTGCGATTGTTAGAGATGAAGAAATTAATATTATAAAAAAGAGCCTGATGGCTTCAAATATAAGTGATATTTCAGTTAATTCAATTCAACCTGGGGATCGTATTAAATTGGAAACAGGAGCTTTTAGTAATCAAGATGCGATAGTTCAGGAGGTTTCTAATACTCATTATATATTAGTTTTAGAATCTTTAGGGTGTGTGCTTAAAATAAAATACAAATAACAGAGTTATAGTGTAGCTATTATAAATTAAAACAGAAGATGAAATTTCTTTATTTTGAGATTTTATTTTTTGTTTTTTTTATACATGCTGATTAATAGAGGGTTGATGTTTTTGAGTTTTTTTTAATAGTCCATTTTCTAGTATTATAGGAAACCGTATTGAATAAATTGACTTAATGTGTTATATTTGCCGAAAATGAATTTTGAGTATCTGTGTCAAGCCTTTGTGACTCAGAGCGGCGAAGCCGTGAATTGTAATGAACGAAGTGGATAAAAAACAGTATAAATTGGATGAAAACATAAAAGTAGCCGTTATCGGTTTAGGTTATGTTGGTTTACCTTTGGCCAGATTATTTGCTACGAAATATGCAGTTGTCGGATTTGATATAAATGAAGCCAGAGTTTCTTCGCTTAAATCAGGTATAGATACAACATTAGAAGTCGATGACGAAACTTTACAAAAAGTTTTAGTTGATAGCCGTAATTCTAAAGTGGGGCTGTATTGTACTAGTTATTTGGACGATATAGCAGATTGTAATTATTTCATAGTAACGGTTCCAACTCCCGTTGATAAAAATAATCGTCCTGATTTAACTCCTTTATATAAATCGAGTGAGTCAGTTGGTAAAATTTTGAAAAAAGGAGATGTTGTAATTTATGAATCTACTGTTTATCCAGGAGTAACTGAAGAACAATGTGTGCCGGTTTTGGAAAAAGTCTCAGGATTGAAATTTAATAAAGACTTCTTTGCAGGTTATTCGCCTGAGAGAATAAATCCAGGAGATAAAGAACATACAGTAGAAAAAATTCTTAAAGTAACCTCAGGTTCAACTCCAGAAATAGGATTAAAAGTCGATGCGCTTTACAAATCTGTAATTACGGCAGGTACCTACTTAGCTCCAACGATTAAAGTTGCAGAAGCAGCTAAGGTTATCGAAAATTCCCAAAGAGATATAAATATTGCTTTTGTAAATGAATTAGCTAAAATATTCAATTTAATGAATATTGATACCCAAGAGGTATTAGCGGCAGCTTCTACAAAATGGAACTTTTTACCTTTTAAGCCGGGATTAGTTGGAGGACATTGTATAGGTGTTGACCCTTATTATTTAGCACAAAGAGCACAAGAGTTTGGATATCATCCTGAAATAATTTTAGCAGGAAGACGTTTGAATGACAGTATGGGAGAATATATAGCTTCACAGGTTGTTAAGTTAATGATAAAAAAAGGTATTTCTGTAAACGGAGCAAGTCTTCTAATGTTAGGAATTACTTTTAAAGAAAACTGTCCAGATGTCCGTAATACTAAAATTGTTGATGTTATAAAGGCATTAAATGAATACGGAATAATAGTTACAATATTCGATCCTTTAGCAAACATTGAAGAAGTTAAAAAAGAATACAAATTAAATACTATTAATTCGCTATCAAATGAAAAATTCGATGCTATAGTTTTAGGCGTAGCACATAAGGAATTTTTAAAATTAAATTTTTCGAAATTACAAAAAGATAATAGTTTATTATATGATGTTAAAGGGGTTTTAGGTGCAACAGCTGATAATAGGCTATAGTGCTTTTTAACCTTTTTTAATTTTAAGGAAAAATGGAAACAAATAATTCGATAATACATGTGATTTTAACTGGTGGAGTAGGAAGTAGATTATGGCCTCTTTCTCGCAAAAGCCAACCAAAACAATATCTTGAGATATTTGAAGGAAAATCTTTATTTGAAATGACTGTTGAAAGAAATAGTCATTTAGCTGATAAAGTAATGGTAGTAGGAAATGTCGATAATCATCATTTAAGCGGAAAAGTAATGGATAAAACCAAAACGTCTTACCTAAATATTGTTGAAGCAACACCTAGAAATACTGCCGCAGCAATTGCTTTCGCTGCGTTTGCGTCTAATGAAGATGATGTTTTAATTATTACTCCATCAGATCATATTATTGATAAAATGGATGATTATAATAATGCTATTCAAAAAGCAATTTCAAAAGCCAAAGATGGTTATATAGTAACATTTGGAATTATTCCAACTAAACCAGAAACAGGATATGGTTATATTGAGTCGAAAGGAGACAAAGTAATATCGTTTCGTGAAAAACCAAATGAAACTACTGCAAAAGAATTTATAGCAAGAGGTAATTTCTTATGGAACAGTGGTATGTTCTGTTTTAAAGCTGGTGTCCTTTTGGACGAACTAAAGCAATTTCAGCCAGATGTTTATGAGAAATCGAAGATAGTTTGGGAGACATCTCAAAATGGTTTTTTAGATTTAAGCTCTTCTTTAGAAATTCCTTCAATTAGTATTGATTATGCAGTTATGGAACGTAGTAAAAAAATTAAGGTAGTTCCCGCGTCATTTTCTTGGTCAGATTTAGGCTCATTTGAATCAGTTTATGAATATCTCGTTTCAAATGGACATCCAACAGATTCAAATGGAAATATGGTTATTGGATGTGAAAGCCACACTACTTTCTTAGGATTGAAAAATACAATCTTTGTACATACTGAAACAGCGAATTTAATCTTGCAGAAAGAAAATTCACAGGAGGTGAAAGATATATATAGTGAACTGGAAAAACAAAATTCAGAATTATTAAATTAATTGAAGTTGAAATGAAAAAAATTCTAATAACTGGTGGTGCTGGTTTTATAGGTTCTCATGTTGTAAGACGTTTTGTAAACAAGTATCCAGAATATCAAATTTTCAATCTGGATGCGTTAACATACGCTGGGAATCTTGAGAATATAAAAGATATTGAAACCAACTCGAATTATACATTCATAAAGGGAGATATTGTAGATGAGACGTTTATAAATGAACTTTTTGCTGAGCATAATTTTGAAGGTGTTTTACATTTGGCTGCAGAATCACATGTTGATCGTTCTATTGAAGATCCATTAGCATTTGTGAAAACAAATGTAATTGGAACGATGAATTTGTTAAATGCAGCAAAAAATCAGTGGAAAGGCGATTTTGAAGGAAAAAGATTTTACCATATAAGTACAGATGAGGTATATGGTTCTTTGGGCGCTGAAGGATTATTTACTGAGACAACACCTTATGATCCAAATTCTCCATATTCTGCTTCAAAAGCTAGTTCAGATCATTTTGTAAGAGCTTATGGCGAAACTTATGGTTTGCCTTATGTTTTAACTAATTGTTCAAATAATTATGGATCGTATCATTTTCCTGAAAAATTAATTCCACTTTTTATAAATAATATTATAAATAATAAGCCATTGCCAGTTTATGGAGATGGAAATTATACACGTGACTGGTTATTTGTAGAAGATCATGCCATTGCTATAGATTTAGTTTTTCATGAAGGGAAGAATCATGACACCTATAATATTGGTGGTTTTAACGAATGGAAAAACATTGATTTGGTAAAACTACTATGCGAGATTATGGATGAAAAATTAGGTAGAATTGAGGGAACTTCTCAAAAGTTAATCACTTATGTGAAAGACAGACCTGGACATGATTTGCGTTATGCAATCGATGCTTCAAAAATTAATAAAGAATTGGGTTGGAAACCTTCTGTAACTTTTGAAGAAGGACTTGAGAAAACAATTAATTGGTATCTTAATAATGAAGAATGGTTGCAAAATGTAACCTCTGGGTCTTATAAAGATTATTATCAAAAGCAATACTCATAAAACAACAAGCAATTTTATTTAAACCAAGTTTAAGGTTAAATTATAATTCAATATGAAAAAGATAATATACGTTCTTACTCTGTTTTTTATTTTATTATTGTCATTTAATGTAAATGCACAAGATATACTTAAGTCGAAGGATTTAAGTACCATACAGGTTGATTATTTGTCAAATGATGACTTGGCTAAAATTAGTGCTCAATTGAAAAGTAATAATACAACAATCGATCAAGTTGAGTCAATGGCTTTATCAAAAGGAATGACTCAAACGGAGTTTAATAAGTTAAAAATTAAACTTACTGAATTTGAAAAGAAAAATTCAAAAGAGAATTCAAAAGACAAAAATAATGACATTAAATCAAAAATAGTAGATAAAGATTCAGAGTTTGGAAGAAAACAAGAAAAAATTAAAAATGAAAAAGTTAAGGATTCTCTAAACGCTTTAATTTTTGGGTCTGAATTGTTCGATAATCCTACTTTAAATTTTGAGCCAGATTTAAAAATGGCAACTCCAGTAAATTATGTTCTAGGGCCTAGTGATAAGTTAGAAGTTAGTGTTTATGGTGTTCAGCAATTTGATGATACTGTTCCTGTAAATTTTGAAGGTAAAATTACCATTCAAAATGTTGGACAAATTGCAGTGGCAGGAATGTCAATTGAAGCAGCCTCACAAAAAATAAAAGCTGCAATTGCAAGAGTTTATAGTACAGTTAGATCAGGGCAATCTCAGGTTAGTATAAGTTTAAGTGATATAAGGACTATCAAAGTGACGATTGTTGGAGGAAAGCAACCGGGTAATTATTCAATTTCATCACTAGCATCTGTTTACAATGCATTGCATCTAGCTGGAGGACCAGGTAAAAATGGTAGTTACAGAAATATAGAATTAATTCGAAATAATAAAATTTACAAAAATGTTGATATTTATAAATTTTTAGTTAAAGGGGATCAATCGGATAATGTTAGTTTAAAAGATAATGATGTAATTAGAATTCCGGCATATAGTCAAAGAGTCACAGTTGAAGGAGAAGTGAAACGTCCGGGTATCTTTGAAATGAAAAAAGGAGAAACATTTTCAGATTTATTATCCTTTACATCAGGATTTAATGAGTTTGCATACACAGCATCTGTAAAGGTTATGCAAAAAACAGGAAAAGAATTTAAAGTGCATGATATAAACGAAAGTGAATACAGCTCTTATTCTCCTCAATCTGGAGATGTATTTAAAGTTACTAAAATTTTAAATCGATTTGAAAATCGAATTAAAATTGAAGGTGCTGTTTTTAGACCAGATTATTATTCTTATACTGAGGGAATGAGAATTTCGGATCTTATTACAAGAGCAGAAGGTTTAAAAGAAGATGCGTATACAAAAAGAGCTAGAATTATTCGTTTGAAAACAGATTTGACAACCGAAATTGTAAATGTAGATTTAAGTGCAGCACTGTCAGGTGATTTAAATGCTGATATTGAATTAAAAAGAGAAGATATTGTGACAGTGTATTCAATTTTAGATTTCAGAGAAGAATATAAAATCACTATAGATGGAGAAGTGAAAAATCCAGGAGTGTACGAATATTTTGAGAACTTGACTTTGAATGATTTGGTGGTTCAAGTTGGAGGATTAACAGGTTCAGCTTCTAAAAGAGTTGAAATTGCGAGAATGGTAAAATCTGACGTAATAGATGATGCTGATCCAAAACGCATCGAATTAGTAGAACTAGAAATTACAGCCGATAATAATGAACAGATTAAAAATTTTGTATTAAAACCTTTTGATGTTATCAATATTCGTAAGATGGCGGTTTATGAAAAACCACAAATGGTAAAAGTTAGTGGGGCAGTTACCTATCCTGGTAAATATGTTTTAGCTAATAAGAAAGAAACCGTTTATAATGTGGTAATGAGAGCAGGAGGATTGACATCAATTGCTAACTTGGACGGTATGAAAATTAAAAGGCCAATTAAAGAAGAACAGATTGAACAATTAGAAAGTATAAATCTTAATCTTGACAAAAAACCAACATCTGAAGAAGATTTGAATTTAAAACAAAAAGATACCCTTAAAGGTAAATTATCGAAAAAACTTAGAGACGAATTAAAATTTGCAACAATTCCGGTTAATTGGGAAAAAATTGTAAAAGATAAAAATCACTATTCGAATGTAACATTGTTTCCTGGAGATGAAATTGAGGTTGCGGTTTATAATGAAGGGGTTAAAGTAACCGGAAATGTGTTGTTGACTTCTGAAATCCCATATAGAAGTGGTAAAGGATTTAAATATTATATAAATTCTGTTGGAGGGGTTGATAGTAAAGGATGGAAGAGAAAGGCTTACATTATTTATCCTAATGGTAAAGCATCAGTAACTACCTCGTTTTTATTTTTTAGATCTTATCCAACGGTAACTCCCGATTCTCAAATTGTAGTGCCGGAAAAACCTCAAACTAAGAAAATGAGTGCTGGAGAATGGGCTGGACTTGGAACTGCTTTTGCGAGTTTGGCATTGCTAATTGTTACAGCTTTTAAATAATAATTTTGATGGAGAATGTACCTATTGTAAGCGATGAAATATCGTTAAGAGAGTTAATAAATAAAACAAAAGAATGGTTTGATTATTTATTTTCTCAATGGAAAATTATAATGCTGGCGGGGATTATTGGTGCTGTATTAGGAGTAACATATTCATTTATTAAAAAACCTGTTTATACGGCTACATTATCTTTTGCCTTAGAGGATGAAAAAGGAGGTGGAGGAGGTTTAGGAAGTGCACTTGGATTAGCAAGTTCATTCGGATTAGATTTAGGAGGAAGTGGTGGTGGAATTTTTAGCGGATCTAATTTAACGGAGTTGTTTAAATCGAGAGTAATGGTTGAGAAAACATTACTTTCGCCAATTGAGATAGATGGAAAAGAAATTTCTATAGCAGAATTGTATATCCGAAATAACAAATGGCGTGAAGACTGGAAAGATAAACCATCTTTAAGTAAAATACAGTTCCTGCCAAAAGCTAATCGAGAGAAATTTACAAGAGTTCAAGATAGCATTTTGGGAATGATGTATGGAAACTTGTCTAAATCTGGTTTATCTGTTTCTCAAAAAGATAAAAAAGTTTCAATTATAAGTATAGATGTTACTTCTACGAATGAATTGTTTGCAAAAATTTTTTGTGAATCTTTGGCAAAACAAGTTGGGAAATTTTATGTTGAAACAAAAAGTAAAAAAGCTCGTATGAATATGGCTATTTTAGAGCATCAGGTTGATTCAATACGTGGGGAACTTAATGGAGCGATAATTGGAGTAGCTGTCGCAAATGACAATACTTTTAACTTAAATCCAGCTCTAAATGTGCGTAGAACTCCATCAGCAAGAAGACAAGTTGATGTTCAGGCAAATACAGCTATATTAACAGAATTAGTCAAACAAGCAGAATTAGCAAAGGTAACTTTACGTAAGGAAACACCATTGATTCAAGTTATTGACAGACCGATACTACCTTTAGCAAAAGAAAGGTTTGGTAAAATTAAAGGGATCTTGTTAGGAGGCTTTGCAGGAGGTTTTTTGATAATTGTTTGTTTAATCCTAAGAAGATTATTTAAATTACTTCTTTTAAATTAATAATTCTATGAAACCGATAATATTAAATTTTCCCAAAATTCAAGATCCAAGAGGAAATCTTACTTTTTTACAAAACCCAAGTCAAATTCCATTTAAGATTAAAAGAATTTTTTGGACTTATGATGTTCCTGGTGGAGAAATCAGAGGAGGTCATGCATATAAAAATCAGGAAGAAATCATTATAGCACTTAGTGGAAGTTTTGATGTGATAATAATGAATTCTGATGGATCTACTGAAAAGATATCTTTGAATAGAAGCTATTATGGGTTGTATTTACCTGCAAAAACTTGGAGACATATGGAAAATTTTTCTACCAATTCTTTGGCATTGCATATTTCAAGCGAAACTTTTTCCCATGATGATTATATAAGAGATTTTGAGGAATTTAAAGAAGAAGTAAAAAATGAGTTATAGAAAGAAGACTGTTTTTGATTGTAATTTACTTTATCTCGAACAAAAAGGAGATAGAAACGGACATATAACTGCAGTAAATAATAATATAGAAATTCCTTTTGATATTAACAGGATTTTTTATTTGTACGATATTCCAGGTGGTGAATCTAGAGGAGCACATGCTCATAAAGAATGTCACCAATTCTTAATTGCTGCAAGTGGTAGTTTTGAAGTACTTTTAGATGATGGAAACACAAAACGTCAAGTATTGCTGAACAGACCAGATATAGGTTTGCATATTGTGCCAGGAATATGGGCATCTGAAA
This uncultured Flavobacterium sp. DNA region includes the following protein-coding sequences:
- a CDS encoding Wzz/FepE/Etk N-terminal domain-containing protein, which produces MENVPIVSDEISLRELINKTKEWFDYLFSQWKIIMLAGIIGAVLGVTYSFIKKPVYTATLSFALEDEKGGGGGLGSALGLASSFGLDLGGSGGGIFSGSNLTELFKSRVMVEKTLLSPIEIDGKEISIAELYIRNNKWREDWKDKPSLSKIQFLPKANREKFTRVQDSILGMMYGNLSKSGLSVSQKDKKVSIISIDVTSTNELFAKIFCESLAKQVGKFYVETKSKKARMNMAILEHQVDSIRGELNGAIIGVAVANDNTFNLNPALNVRRTPSARRQVDVQANTAILTELVKQAELAKVTLRKETPLIQVIDRPILPLAKERFGKIKGILLGGFAGGFLIIVCLILRRLFKLLLLN
- a CDS encoding SLBB domain-containing protein; the protein is MKKIIYVLTLFFILLLSFNVNAQDILKSKDLSTIQVDYLSNDDLAKISAQLKSNNTTIDQVESMALSKGMTQTEFNKLKIKLTEFEKKNSKENSKDKNNDIKSKIVDKDSEFGRKQEKIKNEKVKDSLNALIFGSELFDNPTLNFEPDLKMATPVNYVLGPSDKLEVSVYGVQQFDDTVPVNFEGKITIQNVGQIAVAGMSIEAASQKIKAAIARVYSTVRSGQSQVSISLSDIRTIKVTIVGGKQPGNYSISSLASVYNALHLAGGPGKNGSYRNIELIRNNKIYKNVDIYKFLVKGDQSDNVSLKDNDVIRIPAYSQRVTVEGEVKRPGIFEMKKGETFSDLLSFTSGFNEFAYTASVKVMQKTGKEFKVHDINESEYSSYSPQSGDVFKVTKILNRFENRIKIEGAVFRPDYYSYTEGMRISDLITRAEGLKEDAYTKRARIIRLKTDLTTEIVNVDLSAALSGDLNADIELKREDIVTVYSILDFREEYKITIDGEVKNPGVYEYFENLTLNDLVVQVGGLTGSASKRVEIARMVKSDVIDDADPKRIELVELEITADNNEQIKNFVLKPFDVINIRKMAVYEKPQMVKVSGAVTYPGKYVLANKKETVYNVVMRAGGLTSIANLDGMKIKRPIKEEQIEQLESINLNLDKKPTSEEDLNLKQKDTLKGKLSKKLRDELKFATIPVNWEKIVKDKNHYSNVTLFPGDEIEVAVYNEGVKVTGNVLLTSEIPYRSGKGFKYYINSVGGVDSKGWKRKAYIIYPNGKASVTTSFLFFRSYPTVTPDSQIVVPEKPQTKKMSAGEWAGLGTAFASLALLIVTAFK
- the rfbB gene encoding dTDP-glucose 4,6-dehydratase, whose amino-acid sequence is MKKILITGGAGFIGSHVVRRFVNKYPEYQIFNLDALTYAGNLENIKDIETNSNYTFIKGDIVDETFINELFAEHNFEGVLHLAAESHVDRSIEDPLAFVKTNVIGTMNLLNAAKNQWKGDFEGKRFYHISTDEVYGSLGAEGLFTETTPYDPNSPYSASKASSDHFVRAYGETYGLPYVLTNCSNNYGSYHFPEKLIPLFINNIINNKPLPVYGDGNYTRDWLFVEDHAIAIDLVFHEGKNHDTYNIGGFNEWKNIDLVKLLCEIMDEKLGRIEGTSQKLITYVKDRPGHDLRYAIDASKINKELGWKPSVTFEEGLEKTINWYLNNEEWLQNVTSGSYKDYYQKQYS
- a CDS encoding UpxY family transcription antiterminator, which codes for MNWYVVYTKPKWEKKVAEKLNQIGIECYCPLITQIKEWSDRKKKVEVPLFNSYVFVQLENVDRNSVFQIAGVVRYLFWLGKPAIVRDEEINIIKKSLMASNISDISVNSIQPGDRIKLETGAFSNQDAIVQEVSNTHYILVLESLGCVLKIKYK
- a CDS encoding mannose-1-phosphate guanylyltransferase; the protein is METNNSIIHVILTGGVGSRLWPLSRKSQPKQYLEIFEGKSLFEMTVERNSHLADKVMVVGNVDNHHLSGKVMDKTKTSYLNIVEATPRNTAAAIAFAAFASNEDDVLIITPSDHIIDKMDDYNNAIQKAISKAKDGYIVTFGIIPTKPETGYGYIESKGDKVISFREKPNETTAKEFIARGNFLWNSGMFCFKAGVLLDELKQFQPDVYEKSKIVWETSQNGFLDLSSSLEIPSISIDYAVMERSKKIKVVPASFSWSDLGSFESVYEYLVSNGHPTDSNGNMVIGCESHTTFLGLKNTIFVHTETANLILQKENSQEVKDIYSELEKQNSELLN
- a CDS encoding UDP-glucose 6-dehydrogenase — its product is MKIIKICCIGAGYVGGPTMAVIAQKCPNIQVTVVDLNEQRIKDWNDPNTDNIPIYEPGLSEIVAEARGRNLFFSTEVEKAIDEAQVIFISVNTPTKTYGKGKGMAADLKYIELCARQIAKVAKENKIVVEKSTLPVRTAEAIKSILDNTGNGVQFQILSNPEFLAEGTAVTDLLNPDRILIGGDSTPEGEEAINALVDVYANWVSKDKILTTNVWSSELSKLTANAFLAQRISSINAMSELCEKTGADVNEVAKAIGMDSRIGSKFLKASVGFGGSCFQKDILNLVYIAKSYGLREVADYWEQVIIMNDYQKRRFSNKIVQTLYNTVADKKITFLGWAFKKDTNDTRESAAIYIADDLINEQAQISVYDPKVSRNKMLNDLNYLETRIVDENSNALSTFDNAYEACKGAHAIAVLTEWDEFTTYDWRKIYDSMHKPAFLFDGRNILNSKEMESIGFVYKGIGS
- a CDS encoding FdtA/QdtA family cupin domain-containing protein, translating into MSYRKKTVFDCNLLYLEQKGDRNGHITAVNNNIEIPFDINRIFYLYDIPGGESRGAHAHKECHQFLIAASGSFEVLLDDGNTKRQVLLNRPDIGLHIVPGIWASEINFSSGAICLVLASHAYSEGDYLREYDEYLKFISCGNSI
- a CDS encoding FdtA/QdtA family cupin domain-containing protein, with amino-acid sequence MKPIILNFPKIQDPRGNLTFLQNPSQIPFKIKRIFWTYDVPGGEIRGGHAYKNQEEIIIALSGSFDVIIMNSDGSTEKISLNRSYYGLYLPAKTWRHMENFSTNSLALHISSETFSHDDYIRDFEEFKEEVKNEL
- a CDS encoding SDR family oxidoreductase, which translates into the protein MNELSQNTILITGGAGFIGSNLCEYFLGIGHKVICLDNFSTGHRHNLKDFIRNPNFKLIEGDIRNIAHCVLAVEGVDYVLHQAALGSVPRSINDPITTNDVNVSGFLNMLVASRDAKVKRFVYAASSSTYGDSEGLPKVEDVIGKPLSPYAITKYVNELYAEIFSRAYGLETIGLRYFNVFGRKQDPNGAYAAVIPKFVMQLIKHESPVINGDGNYSRDFTYIDNVIQMNELAISSQNPDAINTVYNTAFGDRNTLNDLIGYLKKYLSEFDSKIADVEVVYGVNRAGDIPHSLASIDKAKTVLGYNPEYSLQDGLKEAVSWYWNNLK
- a CDS encoding nucleotide sugar dehydrogenase, translating into MNEVDKKQYKLDENIKVAVIGLGYVGLPLARLFATKYAVVGFDINEARVSSLKSGIDTTLEVDDETLQKVLVDSRNSKVGLYCTSYLDDIADCNYFIVTVPTPVDKNNRPDLTPLYKSSESVGKILKKGDVVIYESTVYPGVTEEQCVPVLEKVSGLKFNKDFFAGYSPERINPGDKEHTVEKILKVTSGSTPEIGLKVDALYKSVITAGTYLAPTIKVAEAAKVIENSQRDINIAFVNELAKIFNLMNIDTQEVLAAASTKWNFLPFKPGLVGGHCIGVDPYYLAQRAQEFGYHPEIILAGRRLNDSMGEYIASQVVKLMIKKGISVNGASLLMLGITFKENCPDVRNTKIVDVIKALNEYGIIVTIFDPLANIEEVKKEYKLNTINSLSNEKFDAIVLGVAHKEFLKLNFSKLQKDNSLLYDVKGVLGATADNRL